ATATCGCGATGAAACCACTAGATGTTGTGGTGGCTCAAGAGTGGGCAGGTAAAGGAACAGCAGGAACTAGGGAAACGCTTGGGCACAGATACCTCAACTGTGACAAGATGGTTACAGAAATATCGATTGGGTGGACTTTCTAGGTTATTGGAAATTAAGAAAGCACCAGGCGCAAACCGAAAAATAAATGATGATGCGATCGCAGCACTCAAACTTGAGTTGGAAACAGGAAAAGGATTTAGTAGTTACGGTGCAATTGTTGAATGGCTAGACAAGGAGCATGGGCTTGATATCGAGTATGGAACAGTTTATGTATGGGTTCGATATCGATGCTTGTGCAAAACTAAAAGTACCGCGTCCTCAAAGCTACAAGCAGGATGAAGAATTGATATCTGAGTTTAAAAAAAACTCGGTGTCATTCTCAATTGTTTAGAAAAGCTTCTGGCACAAGGGAAGTGCGTACGGTATATGTGTCAGGATGAAACCAGGCTTGGGTTAAAAACCTTAACAGGAAAAGTAATTACTGCTGCTGGAGTTAAGCCTACCGTTGAGGTTAAATGGCAACGGGAAAATTTTTGGATTTATGGTGCAATTGAGCCTTTGACAGGAAAACATTTCCAACATGAATATCCCAAACTCAATGGCGAATATTTTCAACAGTTCTTGGACTGGTTATCTTGTGCAATTAGGCGACGACTACGCAATTTTACAAATCGACCAAGCTCCCGCTCATACCAGTTCTGCGATTCGCTGGCCTGAAAATATTATTCAAGAGCTTCAACCACCTCATTCTCCCGAACTCAATCCAATCGAAAGGCTTTGGCAGTTCCTCAAAAAATCGCTCAAAAATGAACTTTTCTCTTCTTTACAAGCTTTAAGCGATAGCGAAGCGCTGCTGCGAAGCGCAGATCGCATCCAGGAAATATTCAACCAACTTACATTTAAGCAGGTGATGTCTGTTTCCTCTTATAACTTTATTTTAGAAGCTCTTTTCTATCCAGCTTCATATTAAATTGGTATCAGACATTCTTCTTTCAAAACCCCTTTTATCACCTTTATCTTTCTTAAATGACTTAGCGATAACCTCATCACAAGATATATTAATCTGCGACTGATTTACCAAAATTCAATTTTGAATTGAAGCACCATAAATAATTTCTGATAAACCCGTCCAAACACAAGCAGTAGCACACATCGGGCAAGGTTCGCCACTAGTATATATAATATAGCAATCGTATATCCCAATTTTGGATTTAGGACTGCTATATAACCTTCTAAAGAAGGATTTATTTTGCCTGACTGTATTATAAGCTGCTGCAACCACTTAATTATCTTTAACAATTACCGCACCGTGTATCTTTTTTTTGCCTCTGAAAAGCGCTAGGCGCATAAAATCTTCAGGTTTGATAAATAATTAAAAATGGGACAGCTTTATATTTGTAAGTTAACGTAGAGTTGGCTATTGCGTTTATTCTAATCATTCGTAAAGTTATTTACAAGCAATTTGTCAAAAATGTTACTTTTACGAAAAAAAACAGCATTTTACCTAACAGACTTAGAAACACCTGTAGGTAAAGCGATTAATCTCACAATTGCTGGATTAGTTCTACTGTCTTCAGTAATATTTGTTGCGGAAACTTATACTATTCCCAATGCAGTTAGATTTCAATTAAATATAGTAGATACCGTAATATTGATAATTTTCGCTGTGGAATACATACTCCGCTTGTGGAGTACAGACAACAAAATTAAGTATATTTTTAGCTTTTACTCGATTATTGATTTAATGGCGATTTTGCCATTTTTTATCGGAATAGCTGATATCAGCTTTATCCGATTGCTGCGATGGTTTAGAGTTTTACGGTTAATCAGATTTCTAGATAGAAAATCTTTTTTTGGTAAAATTAGCACCGAAGATGGTGTAATTTTAGGACGAATATTATTTACACTATTTGCAATTATATTTGTTTATTCTGGCTTAATTTATCAAGTTGAGCATCCAGTTAACCCAAAAGTTTTCAGAACTTTTTTAGATGCGTTTTATTTTTCGATTGTCACCATGACAACTGTAGGATTTGGTGACGTTACACCAATTTCTGAATTAGGTCGCTTGCTGACAGTATCGATGATTTTAACAGGTATTGCGTTGATTCCTTGGCAAGTGGGTGATTTAATTAAGCGGTTAGTAAAAACTGCTAATCAGGTAGAAA
This Tolypothrix sp. NIES-4075 DNA region includes the following protein-coding sequences:
- a CDS encoding transposase → MPNSMANIFNSSWTGYLVQLGDDYAILQIDQAPAHTSSAIRWPENIIQELQPPHSPELNPIERLWQFLKKSLKNELFSSLQALSDSEALLRSADRIQEIFNQLTFKQVMSVSSYNFILEALFYPASY
- a CDS encoding ion transporter — encoded protein: MLLLRKKTAFYLTDLETPVGKAINLTIAGLVLLSSVIFVAETYTIPNAVRFQLNIVDTVILIIFAVEYILRLWSTDNKIKYIFSFYSIIDLMAILPFFIGIADISFIRLLRWFRVLRLIRFLDRKSFFGKISTEDGVILGRILFTLFAIIFVYSGLIYQVEHPVNPKVFRTFLDAFYFSIVTMTTVGFGDVTPISELGRLLTVSMILTGIALIPWQVGDLIKRLVKTANQVEIVCPGCGLGFHDADAQFCKACGTKLSGVIDSSVENEISTY
- a CDS encoding helix-turn-helix domain-containing protein — encoded protein: MLWWLKSGQVKEQQELGKRLGTDTSTVTRWLQKYRLGGLSRLLEIKKAPGANRKINDDAIAALKLELETGKGFSSYGAIVEWLDKEHGLDIEYGTVYVWVRYRCLCKTKSTASSKLQAG